The DNA window aaaaaattaaaatttccatGCATTCTTACCAAATTTAACATGTCATTTAATGTTTTGGATCATGAATTTTACAGGTATCTACACCGATGACGCGAAGCATGATCATGTTATAGACAAGCAAAAACTAATTTCAGCTTTTAAGGGTAACTCTGATGGACAGTTGAAGCTAGAACATCATGAAATCAATGAGTCTGATGGTAAATTTGAAGAGAAGGGTTCTGCAAAATGGCCTACTAGCTGGTCACAACAATTCTTTGTATTGTTAAGAAGAGATATTAAAGAGAGAAAGTATGAATCATTTTCTGGCCTTAGGATTGGTCAAGTTCTTGTGGTTGCAATTATTTCAGGACTACTTTGGTATAAATCTGATACGTCACACATGCAGGATCAGGTAATAATACCTGACTCTGGACGTAGGCACAATTGGCCGAACTGCATTACCAAACATggtattttcatcattttttttttatattcatgatCTCAACTTCCTTTGCAGATTGGACTATTATTCTTCATAACAGGCTTTTGGGGATTCTTCCCACTCTTCCAAGCAATCTTCACCTTCCCACAAGAACTAATGATGCTAGAAAAAGAAAGATCCTCGGGAATGTACAGACTCTCCTCCTATTTCGTCTCAAGAATGGTAGCCGACCTACCAATGGAGCTAGTCCTCCCAACAATCTTCCTTCTCATAACATATTTCATGGCAGGACTCAAAGCGACAGCGATAAACTTCTTCGAAACACTTTTCACCCTCTTACTGAGTGTGTTGGTAGCACAAGGACTAGGACTTGCACTTGGTGCTGTTGTACTAGATCAAAAATCAGCAACAACGCTTGCATCAGTGATGATGCTAGTTTTCTTACTTGCTGGTGGATTCTATGTTCAGAATGTTCCAAAGTTCATTGCTTGGGTGAAGTATATTTCGATTAGCTACTATACATATCAGCTGTTTATTGGATCACAGTTTCATATTGGAGACACATACCCTTGTTTTGAAGGTCAGTGTCCTATTGAAGAGTTCCCTCCAATAAAACAAGTGGGGCTTGATTTGAAGACACAATGGATTGCTGCAATGGCTCTAGTAATAATGCTAATTGGTTATAGGCTTATAGCTTATTTGGCTCTTATGAGGATTGGAATCACAAAGAAATTGGCTTAGGTTATTTTTTTATTGTCATGCATGCTATACAGCTCTGTTGCAAGTAATCTATATGTAGTTTTTCAATTGTATAACATTCTAACATCATATATGTTACTTGAAATATTATCAATTCTTATAACACAACAAGAGGCTAAGTTGAAAGCTATGCTCAGGCTATAATTGGAACTAAATTGAGTTAATTAATTACTCAATGGATAGTTAGTTAATTAGTATCCACTAAGTTTATGATAACTTCATTGCTCAATTTGAAAGAGTGTTATGTTCAGAATATTCTTGTAACTTGTTTTTCTCAAGGTGGCAAATTTGAATTTCAAACATCTAAAGTGTAACATCCTAAGTCTTTGATTATTTTCATTTTAGTTCTTGAAGGTTAAGATTACTAATTGTTAGATGTTTAGTGTTCTTCTACCTCCCAAATATGGCTTCAGGACAAGCTTCTTGACAAACATTTTGGTTTCTTCTTCTACCTCCTAAATATGGCTTCAAGACAAGTGTTTTGATCATCCACCTTTCTTGTATTAAAAACAATATGTTCAGTCTTTTAAATATATTACATGTCAATTTTCTAAACATAACTGGACTATTTCTCCTTTGAGTTTAACTAcatgttcatgtacggacgacactgttcatgtacggatatATACTATTTATGTACGGACGTTTACTTTTTAATAcctggacgtgcattaaccaacttcattactgcattaaccaagctTTTACACTGcgttaaccaagtttgatgattgctaaaaaatatttttaatacctggatattgcattaaccaattttattaccgaattaaccaaatttttacactgtattaaccaagtttggtgacggCTAAAAATTATGTTTAATACCTAGATGTTGTATTAACCAACtgcattactgcattaaccaaatttttatactgcatcaaccacaataaaatactgttgggtgtaagtattggtgtaacaATTGAGTGTATAAATAGCATTACTCaaagtttttataaatattcataaAAGAAATACAATAAATATTCATAAAAGAAATACAATAAACTTATTTTGACTAAAGATAATAAACTTATTCTCCAAATCATCTCTTCATCGCCAGCCTCATCATTATTACCAACCTCGTCATCGTTATAACGAATTCGATAAGTAAAACCAAATTTTTTAGCGTTAAATTCTTCCTTTTTCATTTAAATCACCATCCTTTTTATTAAGGGGAAAGGGAAATATTTGGGATGGAGCCTCCACCAATGTGATGGCAGCACCACACATATAGGCAAAGAAAACCAACAAAGTTATCTTCTCATTACACCAAAAAAATACACACATCACATAAGGCATAATGATGGGGGCATATTAAATGATAAAGACAAAGCAACTATGATGTATAAAGAGAAACTCACCAATAAGTGAAAATACAAAAGGAATAAAAATAGAGTATAAACCTATTTTGCAATAAAATTCCTTAAAACAACAATTAAACCTATTTCTGCACTAACATGTATTCCTTTTCAAGAAATAATATATAAACCATAGATAAAGATGGAAATAAGCGACTACACTTTTTTGTGTACTCCTAATTGATTCAGGGAAATGTCTGAAGATTCAATGGTTGATAATTAAATATCAGAAAGATTGGGAACAAACCAATACATGAGTGCCAAGAAAATCTCGTTTCCCATTAAAACTATCAATGAATTTGTGATTTTTGTAAAGTGGTCAATGCATGCCTCAACCTATATTACTTACTCCCAAGACTAAGGTTCACATGGTATAGAGAGGAGAAGAGAGGTCGAATTCAGACCCCATACACTAGGCAATGGCGAGAGgttaaaaaattataacaaattcTAAAGTGAAACGTGTGACATCAATGGTGTGTGTCGCATGACTCTTCACAATAATGACTATCCAATTCCTTTTGTCTAATCAAATTCCAATGAGGATCATTATGGTGACTATATCGTTCAAAGAAGAACGACTCCTCGTGAatcataaaaaacctaaaaacaaaGTCATAGCTCGGCTTTGTCAGCTAAGTCTTATGGGCTACTGTTCTAGACTAGGTTGAGTGACAATTCTCTGAATTCCAAATCACTCAGGTCTTATGCAATAAAGAAGATCATAGAACGGACACGTCCAAGAGGTGTAGCGAGTCCTAATTGAAAAGTCCTCTACGACTCGTTACATGGGGAGAGTCACAAGATATCATGACACTTTCCTATGATTCAATTGTTCTGGAGAAGGTTCTAGACCTTaaaccttaattttttttttttatagtaaacACAATTTCATTAGATGAAGAACCAGTAAACATTACAAAGATTAAGAGACATATGATATAGGATATACCATATCCATAGTCTTGCAACATCTCTAAAAGTAACAATTACATAGACATAAAAGATAATAAGCATAGTTTGATAACAAGCTAAGAGGACACAAACTATCCGGAAATGAACACATATCATTCATTCATCCACTTTCTTAAGAACACTAATAGTGACAATATATGTATGAGAATCCCTTGTCTTTTTCCAAATCCAATTAAGGATGATTTCTTTGACTTGTGTTTGCACATTTCGACTAACTTTGATCTCGAGATTGTCCACTTTtattcaatgttcaaaggttaaTAGATGACTGGAGATGGTGTTGTTCCAAGACACAAAACTCTTTGGAGGCTTTTTATCAAACACCTGGAGTGCATACTTATATCCCAAAAGACAAAAACAAACAATAGCCcacaataaaatagaaaaagataGATCTGATAAAGTTATAGATTAATTGCAACCTGTAAAGAATCCATGGCGGCTTTGGGGGAGGGCGAAAAGTTGTCAACAtcaaatgtgtttgagaagatccgGTGAAGAGAGGAACACCCACCATTGTTGAGTTTGAGATTCTAAAAACAACTTTAACAAGAGGGTCGCTAGAGAGAAAGGCGGCTTGGTAGTGGTTCATGGTGGAGGAAGAGGGTCTCCGATGAGTGACTTAGTTTAAGTAGAAGCAAGAGAGTGAGGTTGAATGAAAGAGATACTATCCTTCATAGAGAAAATAACCACCATGAAAGTGGAAGGGGAAAACCACTATGGAGGTGCGAGGTGGCCACCATCAAACCCTAGAGGTTTGGGGGGAGGTTTTCTAGAGAGAAGAGAGAGCATATCTCTCTAGAAAGTAACATTTTGACCTTAAACCTTTACTATAATTCCTAATGAACGATAGAAACTCAAAAGACATACCATTATAAATCTTTACCCTCACGCTTACCTTTGTATGTGACTTAATTACGGGAGTGTTTGTGATACACCCCCGCCATTTAACACAATATATGAAGGATTTTTATCGTCAAACTCATCATCATGACCATCCTCACAACC is part of the Vicia villosa cultivar HV-30 ecotype Madison, WI linkage group LG2, Vvil1.0, whole genome shotgun sequence genome and encodes:
- the LOC131647993 gene encoding ABC transporter G family member 9-like, coding for MNSDMEDIESQTTHKETLHEEAPVVLHKGKRPVILKFEDVVYKINDKNGGLFQKNVKVEEKTILKGVNGIVEPGEMLAMLGPSGSGKTTLLTALGGRLGGKLHGKITYNDQPFSNVIKRNTGFVTQDDVLYPHLTVTETLVFTALLRLPNTLTKQAKVALAKNVIDQLGLTKCEDSIVGDTHLRGVSGGERKRVSIGQELLINPSLLFLDEPTSGLDSTTAQRIVSTLSDLAKGGRTIVMTIHQPSSRLYYMFHKVLLLAEGNVLYFGKGSEAIQHFSNIGYAPAMAMNPSDFLLDLANGIYTDDAKHDHVIDKQKLISAFKGNSDGQLKLEHHEINESDGKFEEKGSAKWPTSWSQQFFVLLRRDIKERKYESFSGLRIGQVLVVAIISGLLWYKSDTSHMQDQIGLLFFITGFWGFFPLFQAIFTFPQELMMLEKERSSGMYRLSSYFVSRMVADLPMELVLPTIFLLITYFMAGLKATAINFFETLFTLLLSVLVAQGLGLALGAVVLDQKSATTLASVMMLVFLLAGGFYVQNVPKFIAWVKYISISYYTYQLFIGSQFHIGDTYPCFEGQCPIEEFPPIKQVGLDLKTQWIAAMALVIMLIGYRLIAYLALMRIGITKKLA